CAGTACCCTGTGCAGAGAGAGGCCCGGATAAAGCTACTGTGAAGCCCACAACTATCCTATCCTTGGAAACTCCCCCAGGACGAGGGGCTAGAGGTCCATATAGATAGGCATATAAGATCACACCAACTATGATAACCACTATAACAGCAATAGCTATGACTATGTTCCGTGACACCATTTTTAACTCCTTCCTGATCATGCTGAGGCCATGTTATAAGTGCTACATAATATCTATTTAATGGTGTTAATCCCTTCTACATATCCAACGACTCCTGTAGAAGGGCGGGGTCTTTTAATTTTGAAAGAATTTGTAGTATATACTTTTTAACCTCTATTCTATTTATTACCCCTTATCATCTCAATGATTTCAGGGTCTCTAAGCGCTTCTCTATATGCCTCAACGATCTTCCTCGCAGTGTCATCCCTGATCTCTGCCCTCGGCTCTATAGACCCTGGATCTCCTAGGCCGTATCTAGGTATTACATGGACGTGGAAGTGGAATATGATTTGCCCTGCTGAGGATCCTGTATTGGTTACTATTCTAAAGCCTGTGGCCCCCATATACTTAATCGATGCTCTCCCGAGTGCCCTTGCAACTATAAAGGATCTCGAGACCAGATGGGGTGGGGTTTTAACCACATCCTCATAGTGTTCTTTAGGCGATACAAGGGCATGTCCATAGCTGAGTGGGTATTTATCTAGGAAGGCTATCACATCTTGATCCTCGTATATCCTCCAAGACTCCTCCTCACCTCTAACTATATCGCAGAACACACATCTATGCATGTGTCGAGACATATTCACACCGCGCCATTGAATATATAGTAGCGAACCTTTATAACCAGGGCTGCTATGCTCTAATGGATTGATTGTGAGACCCATAGCGGGTAACCCTAGGATCTGGAGAGTTGTTGGGCTTGCTCTAGCTATACTATCTTTCTACTCCACACTATTCCTAAGGGTATATTGGGGGCCTCTAGCCCCGTATCTCGAGGCAGAGGGTGTTGAGAGGGAGTTAATAGGCTTGGTTGGCAGCATGTTCTTCGCTGGATATATAGCCTCCCAAATCCCTGGCGGAATGCTTGCAGATAAGAAGGGCCCGGGATATACTATGGGTGTTGGGCTATTAGCTTCGGGATCCTCTAACCTTATACTCGCAATAACAGACTCGGTGTTTTGGCCATATATATCTATAATATCGGGTTTCTTCGCTGGAATGGTTTATGGTCCTTCGATAAAACTGATTAAAGAGCTCTTCCGGGAAGATACGGAGAGAGCTATGGGTATCTATGGTATATCATGGTCGCTCCCATTTTTAACAGCCCCATGGTCTATACCATATATAGCTTCTACATGGGGGGTTGCATATGCCCATGTAGCTTCCTCGCTGGGGGCTATTGCTGTAGGGGTTATAGATATCATAGTGTTGAGGGATGTGGCGCGTGGGAGGAGTAGCGATCTAGAGATCTCCATGATACTAGAGATCCTTAGGAGATATCTCTCTAGAGTAGCGCTATCATCTATAGGGGGATTCCTAGTTCTCTTCTATAACTGGGTTATCGCATATTGGCTATACTACTATATTGTTGTATCTGGCTCTACTACTATAGAGGCATCAACAGCTCTCAGCATATATTCTCTGGTTGGGATCATATCAACACCCTTTGCCGGTGTACTAGCTAAGAGGTTCGGGCTCTACAGATTATTAATAGTGGATCTAATACTCTATAGCGCGTCTGGAGCATGGATCGCTCTTATCCCCACCCCACCTATATTATATCTATTGGCTGGGCTTCTAGGAATGGCTAGATATATAACAACACCTCTCAACTCCTCAATCCTAGCTCTCTCGTTTGAGGAGAGGATCTTGGCCACAGCATCATCGGCTGTTAACATGTTCTGGCAGATCAGCGGTTTAGCGGCACCATATATAACTGCTCTGGGCTTCAGGATGACGAGTCCTAAAATAGTTATGCTATCACTGGCCATGACACCTGTGCTGGCAATTATACCCTATACAATGCTAGCTTTGTTTGTTGGGAAGAGGCATCATAACAATTAGATCTTATAAGAAGGATCTATATCAAACATCTGAAGATATCATGTATATGTAGAGGTATAAATGAAATCCCTATGTATTTGTTTAGCAGCAAGTTCCTCGAAAATATAGATCTGGCTGGATATGTTTCTAGCCCGGCCTATTCAGCGTTGATCCAGGTTATTAACTGTTTCTATGTATCGCTTATACCTATTATATATAGATAATATGTCCCTATTCTAGCTGGTGAAGATACTCTGAGCACCTTAACCTCCTTCCAGCCAGAGATTTCAAAGTCTAGACTGATTATCCTTGTCCCCTTCTTAAGCTCAGCCTTTAACTTGGGTTTTAGGAGGTCGTTCACGCTTCTCAATAGATACATATAGACTACTGTGGCATCGGATATGTTTACCCTGAATATATCGTCCCTCACGAATTTAATCATATGGGCCACCCCCTCTGAGATCGCATTCTCCATCGCCCTCTTCAAGAGCTCTGGGTTTAGCTCTACACATACGGCCTTAGCGCCTCTTTTAGCTGCAGCTATAACTATTCTTCCATCACCACACCCAAGGTCATATAATATATCTCCCTTACCAACCTGTGCGAGGTCCAGGGCTTGTTCTATAAATTCCTCCCTAGTAGGTACCCAGGGAACCTTTATCCCCTCATAATAGCTTGCCAAGCTGTTTCCCTCAAAAAGAGGGATTTAGAGGTAGCTAATAAATTTAGATATATGGTTTCTCGGCATATCCATACATCTAAGGTTAAAAACACTACCCTCTAGAGTCGAGGGTTAATCATATAGCTTTTCACCGAATCTATTGGCGGGGTTTTCATGGTTCTAGAGGTTGAGGTAGTGATTCCAGGGGATCATGCTCTCCATAGACCCTATGATGAGCATCCGGAGAGGCCTGAGAGGATAGACATTGCTTTGAGGGGTATGCATAGTGCTGGGATATCGGCGAGAATTGTAGAGCCTTCCGAGAGGTCTAGAGAGATCCTATATTGGGCCCATGATCCTGAGTATGTGGAGCTTATAGAGAAGCTCTCAAAGTCTAGGAGGTATATAGATAGCGATACATATCTAACACAGCATAGCTTTAGAGTAGCTCTAAAGGCTGCATCTGGGGCTATAGATGCTGCCGAGAAGATCCTATATGGCTCCCGCCTAGGAATCAGCTTTCCAAGACCCCCTGGACATCACGCTGGTAGGGCTGGAAGGGCTATGGGAGCCCCTACACAGGGTTTCTGCCTCTTCAACAATGCTGCCCTAGCATCCCTCAGACTCGTCAACTCTGGCTACTCCCCAGTAGCTATTATCGATATAGATATTCATCATGGAAATGGTACTCAGGAGATCTTCTGGAGGGATCCCAGGGTTATACATATAGATCTTCATGATTCAGCGATATATCCTGGAACAGGGTGGCATGTAGATGTAGGCTCTGGGGAGGGGGCTGGGACGAAGATAAACATACCCCTTATACCTGGAAGCAGGGATCCTGAATATATATACTCGTGGGTCGAGGTTGTAGAGCCGGCGCTCTGGTATTTCAAGCCAAGAGCCCTTATAATCTCAGCTGGCTTTGACGCCCACGAGGGAGAGGTTATGGGGTATGTAAAGCTAAGCACGCAGCTCTATAGATGGCTTGGCCATAGGCTCTGGGATCTCTCTAGAAGGATACCATCGATAGCCGGGGTTGTATTCATACTCGAGGGAGGCTATGGCCCTGGGCTCTATAGGGGTCTTCCAGAGTTTATCCTCGGCCTACTGGGTAGAGCTGCCCCAGAGCTAGATGTAGAGAGTTCTAGGGTTAGGCGCGAGCATATAGATATGATTAGCTCTTTGAAAAGGGTTATCAACACATACCATAGGATCTTCTGAACCAATTTTATCAAATACGGCTAGGAGCTTATACTAAAACCCGCCCTCTGGGGGTGGGGAGGAGGTCAGCTCGATCCGTAATAGCTATACATGATCTCTCGGAAGAGCCTTATCTCAGGAATGTTGGAAGGATCCAGACCTCTATCCATACCCAGGATAGATGTTGCTATACCCGCTACCATGGATATATATAGTGCTTTAGCTATGTAGCTTACACCCTGTGGAGGTGAGATCTCGGCTACCTCGATCTCTGGATATATCTCTGATAACCTTCTAAAGTAGCCCTCAAC
Above is a window of Sulfolobales archaeon DNA encoding:
- a CDS encoding HIT family protein, with protein sequence MSRHMHRCVFCDIVRGEEESWRIYEDQDVIAFLDKYPLSYGHALVSPKEHYEDVVKTPPHLVSRSFIVARALGRASIKYMGATGFRIVTNTGSSAGQIIFHFHVHVIPRYGLGDPGSIEPRAEIRDDTARKIVEAYREALRDPEIIEMIRGNK
- a CDS encoding MFS transporter — encoded protein: MRPIAGNPRIWRVVGLALAILSFYSTLFLRVYWGPLAPYLEAEGVERELIGLVGSMFFAGYIASQIPGGMLADKKGPGYTMGVGLLASGSSNLILAITDSVFWPYISIISGFFAGMVYGPSIKLIKELFREDTERAMGIYGISWSLPFLTAPWSIPYIASTWGVAYAHVASSLGAIAVGVIDIIVLRDVARGRSSDLEISMILEILRRYLSRVALSSIGGFLVLFYNWVIAYWLYYYIVVSGSTTIEASTALSIYSLVGIISTPFAGVLAKRFGLYRLLIVDLILYSASGAWIALIPTPPILYLLAGLLGMARYITTPLNSSILALSFEERILATASSAVNMFWQISGLAAPYITALGFRMTSPKIVMLSLAMTPVLAIIPYTMLALFVGKRHHNN
- a CDS encoding histone deacetylase; the encoded protein is MVLEVEVVIPGDHALHRPYDEHPERPERIDIALRGMHSAGISARIVEPSERSREILYWAHDPEYVELIEKLSKSRRYIDSDTYLTQHSFRVALKAASGAIDAAEKILYGSRLGISFPRPPGHHAGRAGRAMGAPTQGFCLFNNAALASLRLVNSGYSPVAIIDIDIHHGNGTQEIFWRDPRVIHIDLHDSAIYPGTGWHVDVGSGEGAGTKINIPLIPGSRDPEYIYSWVEVVEPALWYFKPRALIISAGFDAHEGEVMGYVKLSTQLYRWLGHRLWDLSRRIPSIAGVVFILEGGYGPGLYRGLPEFILGLLGRAAPELDVESSRVRREHIDMISSLKRVINTYHRIF
- a CDS encoding class I SAM-dependent methyltransferase, whose translation is MASYYEGIKVPWVPTREEFIEQALDLAQVGKGDILYDLGCGDGRIVIAAAKRGAKAVCVELNPELLKRAMENAISEGVAHMIKFVRDDIFRVNISDATVVYMYLLRSVNDLLKPKLKAELKKGTRIISLDFEISGWKEVKVLRVSSPARIGTYYLYIIGISDT